The Humulus lupulus chromosome 4, drHumLupu1.1, whole genome shotgun sequence genome has a window encoding:
- the LOC133832252 gene encoding beta-galactosidase 11-like: MGIKGLYSYGSKVGWSVESREKCKKKRKWLKNEALGEGWAHLSLHEHKPISAQDLFHFQINTCNGRHCGDTFTGPNKPNKPSIWTAQYRVFGDPPSQRAAEDIAYLVARFFSKNGTLNNYYMYHGGTNFGRTSAVFTTTRYYDEAPLDEYGLQREPKWSHLRDLHKALNLCKKALLWGTPGVQRLGKHTEVRLYEKQGTSICAAFLTNNSTKGAHTVKFRGDIFYLPPRSISILPDCKNVVYNTQIIVSQHNARNYVRVKETKNLKWKMSPEPIPNVHQMNISNKIPNELYGMLKDTTDYGWYTTSIELSRHDLPMRPDILPVIRVASLGHALHSFVNGEYIGSAHGSHEEKGFVFQKAITLKPGTNHIALLGMTVGLPDSGAYMEHRYAGPRAVTILGLNTGTIDLTQNGWRHQVGLTGEMNHVFADKGTKKVEWTQVKEEGPALTWYKVYIETHFFGVILDNIDS; the protein is encoded by the exons ATGGGGATTAAGGGATTATATTCTTATGGAAGTAAAGTTG gttggagCGTTGAATCACGAGAAAAATGCAAAAAGAAGCGAAAATGGTTGAAAAACGAGGCTCTTGGCG AGGGCTGGGCTCACCTATCTCTCCATGAACACAAACCCATTTCAGCTCAAGATCTATTCCATTTTCAA ATTAACACATGCAATGGAAGGCACTGTGGAGATACCTTCACTGGTCCTAATAAGCCCAACAAGCCTTCTATTTGGACTGCTCA ATACAGAGTTTTCGGAGACCCTCCTTCTCAAAGAGCAGCAGAAGACATTGCATACTTGGTTGCCCGGTTTTTCTCCAAGAATGGAACTTTGAACAACTACTATATG TACCATGGTGGGACTAATTTTGGTAGAACAAGTGCTGTTTTCACCACAACTAGATACTATGATGAAGCTCCTCTTGATGaatatg GTTTACAAAGGGAGCCTAAGTGGAGTCACCTAAGAGACTTACACAAGGCTTTGAATCTATGCAAGAAGGCTTTACTTTGGGGAACTCCTGGAGTCCAAAGGTTGGGCAAGCACACTGAG GTTCGGCTTTATGAGAAGCAAGGAACATCCATCTGTGCTGCTTTTTTAACCAACAACAGCACCAAAGGGGCACACACTGTGAAATTTAGGGGTGATATCTTTTACCTGCCACCAAGGTCCATAAGCATTCTTCCTGATTGCAAGAATGTGGTCTACAACACTCAAATT ATTGTATCACAACATAATGCAAGGAACTATGTCAGAGTGAAAGAAACCAAAAATCTTAAATGGAAGATGTCTCCAGAGCCCATTCCAAATGTCCATCAAATGAATATCAGTAACAAAATACCAAATGAGCTCTATGGCATGCTTAAAGATACCACAGACTATGGATGGTACACCACCAG CATTGAACTAAGTCGGCATGACTTGCCAATGAGGCCTGATATTCTACCTGTTATAAGAGTTGCAAGTCTTGGCCATGCACTGCATTCATTTGTTAATGGTGAATATATTG GATCTGCACATGGGAGTCATGAAGAGAAGGGATTTGTTTTCCAAAAAGCCATAACCTTAAAGCCCGGGACTAACCATATAGCATTGTTGGGCATGACAGTTGGACTCCCT GATAGTGGAGCCTACATGGAGCACAGATATGCAGGGCCCCGAGCTGTCACAATCCTTGGTTTGAACACTGGAACAATCGATCTGACACAAAATGGTTGGAGGCATCAG GTTGGTCTAACTGGAGAAATGAATCATGTGTTTGCTGACAAAGGAACAAAGAAGGTTGAGTGGACTCAAGTAAAAGAAGAAGGACCAGCTCTCACTTGGTACAAG gtctatattgagaCGCATTTCTTTGGCGTaatactagacaacattgacagttga